The genomic segment CCGCGTTCAGTTCGTCGGTCTTCCTTAGGAGGGACTCGTTGCTTGCCTGGGCTTCGGCCAACAGTTCCTGAATGCGCTTGGCCTGCGCCGCCGTGTAGATGGAAGTGGCTATTATCACCCCGGCGGCGTCGAGGAAAGCCCGGCGGATTTCGTCGATCTCCTCGAAGGAGGCCACCTCCAGTACGCCCAGAAGGGAATCCTCGTAAACCAGGGGAATGGCATAGATGGATCTGGGGGGCTCGCTGATGGTCCCGCTTCGGACCACGGCTTCTCCTCTGCGGATGTTGGCAAGAAGAATGGGCTTGCGCTCCAGGGCGACCTGCCCGACGATTCCCTCTCCCGGCTTGAAGGAGATTGCGACGTGCTCCCCTGTCGCCAGCGCGTAGGAAGAGCGAAGAAAGCACCTTCCTTCGTTCCCGGCAAGAATATAGAGCGCCCCGGAGCAGGCGTCTATGTAACGCGAAACGGAGGTGACGCTCTTGTCGAGGAGTTTTTCATAGGATTCGCTCTCCAGCAGCTCCCGGTTCAGGCTGTTTTGCCCGTCGCGGAGCCAGAACTGGTTTTCGAGCGCGTCGATGAGCCCGTTGAAGTGGCGCGCCATCTCGGCGATCTCGTTTTTCCCTTCAACTCCGGACCTTGAGAGCTTTCCGGTCTTCGTAATCTCGGACATCGTCCCCTTTAGCGACGTTACGGAGAAAACGATGCTCCGAAGGATGAGATACAGGAGGAGCGCGGAGAACGCGGCGGCGGTGAGGACGATAACAATGGACGTAGAACGGGCATCCAGCTCCACCCTTTCGGCGTCGGCCTTGAACCCTATCGCCTTGTTGCGGGAGTAGGCGTAGAGTTCCTGCATTTTCTGCTCTGTGCGCCTTATGTGGGGTTTGGCCGTGTTCTCACGCCACAGGGCGGCGGTCTGCCGGTCGCCCGCGGCTATGAGCCGGAGGGTTTCCTCCCGTATGGGTTTCCAGGCCGCGAAGAGCTCGCGGGCCTCTTTCTCGATGGCTCCGCCCTCATCTCCGAGAATTCTTTCCTTCACGATGTCCAGATTCTCGTAGACCTTCTTCTCCTCTTCCCTGAGGATGGCGTAGCTTTCGCTCTCGCGGAATTTTCCGCCGATCGAGAGGAGATCGTCCAGCGTGGTGTTCATCTTCACCACGCCCAGATTGGCCCGAAGGGAAGCGTTGGTGACCTCCAGGGGGTGTTCGTAAATGCTCTCGGTCAGCTCGGCCAGAATATTCATCTGGGAGAGCGAGAAAACCCCGAGGATAATTATCGTCGCCACCGTCAAGAACAGCGTAGCGGCCAGCCGGGTCTTGATGGAATAGTTGTCGAGTATCATTTATCCCTTCGTTTCACGGCGAACGGAAGTATTTCGGTCTTCTCGCCGGAGGGCGAAGCGACCGCCGGTGAGAGAGACTCGCCGGTCTTCCTGAAAATGCGGTTCCTGACGTCGACGGTCCGAAACCCCCCGGCGGCGGCTCCGCCGAGGAATTCGGCGGAGCCGAGCACAAGAATGCCTCCCGCGTCCAGCGAACGGTGGAGCTTGCCCAGAACGGCCTCCTGCAATTCTTTGGAAAAATAGATGAGGACGTTTCTGCAGAGCACCAGGTCGAACCCTCCGAACACGCTCTGGGCGGGTGCGAACCGCTCCCCGGCAGTCAAATCGTCGCCTGAGAATGCTACCATATTTTTTATTTCCGGGTGAACTTCTTGCTCCTCCCCGCTCTGGATGAAATAGCGGTCGAGGACTCCCAGCTTTACATTCTCCATTTTTTCCCGCCGGTATGAGCCGCGCCCGGCCGCCTGAAGGGATTTTTCGTTGATGTCGGTGCCGAAAACGAGGGGGCGCACCGGGCGCTCCTCATTTTTAAGGGCGCCGTGAAGCAGCATGGACACCGAATAGGCCTCTTCCCCCGTGGCGCAACCCGCGCACCAGACGCGGACCTCCCGGCACTTTCTTCTCGCGGCTTTCGAGACGATGTCCGGCAAGATGCTCTGGGCCAGGACCTCGAAGACGACGGGATCGCGGAAAAAGGAGGTGACGTTGACTGCGAGCACGCCGATCAACCGGTCGCACTCCGCGGGATCGCTGTAAAGGCGGGCGAGGTATTCGGAGGGATCCGAAATACCGGCCTGTTCCATCCGGTCTCCAAGCCGCTGGCGCAGGGTGGCGCGGCGGTAGCCCCCGAGGTCCAGGTTCCGCGAGCGTTTCAGATGGTCGAGCGCCTGGGCCAGCATGCGGCCAAGCGGGTCTCTCGCCCGCCCGGCGGCGGCCTTGGAACAGTTATCCCGGCTGTTTCTGAAAACCAAAATTTTTACCCTTCATTACGCATTCAAGCGCCGGCCGATTTCGCGGCGATAATTACCCGGTACCCATGAAAATACCCAAAAAGCGCGCAAGGCTGTTTGAAATAAGTTCAAGCCGGTTCCGGCGCTGTGCTTTTGCG from the bacterium genome contains:
- a CDS encoding protein-glutamate O-methyltransferase CheR — encoded protein: MVFRNSRDNCSKAAAGRARDPLGRMLAQALDHLKRSRNLDLGGYRRATLRQRLGDRMEQAGISDPSEYLARLYSDPAECDRLIGVLAVNVTSFFRDPVVFEVLAQSILPDIVSKAARRKCREVRVWCAGCATGEEAYSVSMLLHGALKNEERPVRPLVFGTDINEKSLQAAGRGSYRREKMENVKLGVLDRYFIQSGEEQEVHPEIKNMVAFSGDDLTAGERFAPAQSVFGGFDLVLCRNVLIYFSKELQEAVLGKLHRSLDAGGILVLGSAEFLGGAAAGGFRTVDVRNRIFRKTGESLSPAVASPSGEKTEILPFAVKRRDK